A window of Solanum stenotomum isolate F172 chromosome 3, ASM1918654v1, whole genome shotgun sequence contains these coding sequences:
- the LOC125859068 gene encoding uncharacterized protein LOC125859068: MVNAQELEAQRQRLGLEAEVAARGVQQNGGNNQPRLVDENRGVDGLILPQRQPIAPRGRAQHPAHMMYDEDDADLDGSGAIGAIVLPALPPVVKFTITSTMIQLLNLKGMFRGVDGDDANQHLMNFVAICKSQEIPGATNWLNEMPDESIRTWNELKEAFLERFFPESKELQMKDEISTHKQLPGEAMHDTWWRFNQKLKKCPNHDLTERHLKQAFYRSLNYVTKPIVDAACGGSFMRKPFAESMQLLDEVSKNNRAWYTRDAEVGELGYTFELPADQRKREEERDQDMAHMRTQIDLLTKHIVAKSEKVNVVGQQHRYEDQDLDMDEEANYLGNQGGFRNYNFGNQGYNSGNAGRSYARDGNRDRVSGSSNGSKLEDMMAKVLQKVESTDAGVKEMRGDFSSMSQLVDSHTTSIKQIEQQLGQLSGSMNPRKNGSLPSDTIQNPKKEGHCMAIATRSGKVLSDPISAGTKYEQVDDQGEAQQSQPKAQLSRGKEKGVQEHLPLQQIPRLPPPFPQRLKNNAEDGKFTKFITMLKQRSVNIPLVEALEQMPGYVEFMKDLVTKKRAVSHDFSNDVHHCSAISTRSPVQKKEDPGAFTIPCNIGSIKFAKALCDLGASINLMPLAIYKKLGLGVRKPTSMRLMMADRSVK; the protein is encoded by the exons ATGGTGAATGCACAAGAACTAGAGGCACAAAGACAAAGGTTGGGACTAGAAGCTGAAGTCGCTGCAAGAGGTGTTCAGCAGAACGGCGGTAACAACCAACCTAGGTTGGTAGATGAGAATAGAGGAGTGGATGGATTGATCCTTCCCCAGCGCCAACCAATAGCCCCAAGGGGTAGAGCTCAGCATCCAGCGCATATGATGTATGATGAAGATGATGCAGATTTGGATGGATCTGGAGCCATTGGAGCGATAGTGTTACCTGCACTACCTCCAGTTGTTAAGTTCACAATCACCAGCACTATGATTCAATTATTGAACCTTAAGGGTATGTTCAGGGGTGTCGATGGTGATGATGCAAATCAGCACTTAATGAACTTTGTGGCTATCTGTAAGTCACAAGAGATTCCTGGG GCGACTAACTGGTTGAATGAGATGCCAGATGAGTCCATCAGAACATGGAATGAGCTGAAGGAAGCTTTCCTGGAACGATTCTTCCCAGAATCAAAAGAGCTGCAGATGAAGGACGAGATTAGTACACACAAGCAACTACCAGGAGAAGCCATGCATGATACTTGGTGGAGGTTCAACCAAAAGTTAAAGAAATGCCCCAACCATGATCTTACCGAAAGGCATCTTAAACAGGCCTTTTATAGGTCTCTAAATTATGTTACTAAACCTATTGTTGATGCAGCTTGTGGAGGCTCATTTATGAGGAAGCCATTTGCAGAAAGCATGCAACTATTAGATGAGGTCTCAAAGAACAATAGAGCATGGTACACTAGAGATGCAGAGGTAGGAGAGCTCGGGTATACATTTGAGCTTCCAGCTGATCAaaggaagagagaagaagaaagggacCAAGACATGGCACATATGAGGACTCAAATAGACTTGCTCACAAAGCACATTGTTGCCAAGTCTGAAAAGGTGAATGTTGTGGGACAGCAACACAGGTATGAAGATCAGGATCTTGACATGGATGAGGAAGCTAACTATTTGGGAAATCAAGGAGGTTTCCGGAATTAtaactttggaaatcaaggttacAATTCTGGAAATGCAGGTCGAAGCTATGCTAGGGATG GTAATAGAGACCGGGTGAGTGGTAGTTCTAACGGGTCCAAGCTGGAAGACATGATGGCTAAGGTACTTCAAAAGGTTGAGTCAACTGATGCAGGAGTGAAAGAAATGAGAGGTGACTTCTCGAGCATGAGTCAGTTGGTGGACTCTCACACCACCTCCATTAAACAAATAGAGCAGCAGTTGGGGCAACTCTCAGGCTCAATGAATCCGAGAAAGAACGGATCACTACCAAGTGATACCATTCAAAATCCAAAGAAGGAAGGACACTGCATGGCCATAGCCACCAGGAGTGGTAAAGTTCTTTCTGACCCTATTTCTGCAGGAACTAAGTATGAACAG GTAGATGATCAGGGAGAGGCTCAACAATCTCAACCTAAAGCACAACTTTCGAGAGGAAAAGAGAAAGGGGTTCAGGAACACCTGCCCTTACAGCAGATTCCTAGGCTACCTCCTCCTTTCCCTCAAAGGCTTAAAAATAATGCTGAAGATGGAAAGTTTACGAAATTCATCACCATGCTGAAACAACGTTCAGTAAACATTCCATTGGTTGAAGCCCTAGAGCAGATGCCAGGATATGTCGAGTTCATGAAAGACTTGGTCACCAAGAAAAGAGCTGTAAGTCATGATTTCTCTAACGATGTCCATCATTGCAGTGCCATTTCTACCAGATCTCCGGTGCAGAAAAAGGAGGATCCAGGTGCATTCACAATACCATGCAACATTGGGTCAATCAAGTTTGCAAAAGCTCTATGTGATCTGGGAGCTAGCATAAATCTGATGCCTTTAGCCATTTATAAAAAGTTAGGCTTGGGAGTACGAAAACCTACATCAATGAGGTTGATGATGGCTGATAGGTCAGTAAAGTGA